The following coding sequences are from one Parabacteroides pacaensis window:
- the upp gene encoding uracil phosphoribosyltransferase — protein sequence MKIINLEDSNSLLNQFVSELRDVTIQKDSLRFRRNIERIGEIMAYEISKEFTYTCKSIQSPLGIATMYLPTNKIVISTILRAGLPYHHGFLNYLDKAENAFVSAYRKYKDRLNFDIHIEYIASPELTGKTLIITDPMLATGSSMELAYEALLTKGTPAHIHIASIIASKAALAYIEDKFPQAQTTVWIAALDNDLDEHSYIVPGLGDAGDLAYGEKL from the coding sequence ATGAAGATAATAAACTTAGAAGATTCAAATTCACTATTAAACCAATTTGTATCAGAATTGAGAGATGTAACTATTCAGAAAGATAGTTTAAGGTTCAGAAGAAATATAGAACGAATAGGAGAAATTATGGCTTATGAAATAAGTAAAGAATTTACTTATACATGTAAATCTATACAATCTCCTTTAGGAATAGCTACCATGTACCTACCCACAAATAAAATTGTGATTAGCACAATTTTACGGGCTGGACTTCCTTATCATCACGGATTTCTTAATTATCTTGATAAGGCAGAAAATGCTTTTGTATCCGCATATCGGAAATACAAAGACCGACTTAATTTTGATATACATATCGAATATATAGCCTCGCCGGAACTTACCGGTAAAACTCTTATCATCACAGATCCTATGCTTGCTACCGGAAGCTCCATGGAGTTAGCTTACGAAGCATTACTTACTAAAGGAACACCAGCTCATATTCATATAGCTTCTATTATTGCTAGTAAAGCTGCGCTCGCATACATTGAAGATAAATTTCCCCAAGCACAAACAACTGTATGGATTGCAGCTTTAGATAATGATTTAGATGAACATTCCTACATTGTTCCAGGTTTAGGTGATGCAGGGGACTTAGCTTACGGAGAAAAATTATAA
- a CDS encoding DUF5686 and carboxypeptidase-like regulatory domain-containing protein, which yields MIKIVRIIYLLAFLSVLVGTSEGIAQSITTAQGVVKDSITGEPISYASVLFKKSTIGTMTDDNGEFSLENNKGFTTLEITCLGYNKKQIDLKPGSKNINLEVLLKPTSFAIQEVIIKPKKEKYSKKDNPAVELIKKVIEHKEDNRIEAKPEYKTEKYEKLTLSLDNFNPNLDKNKFMRKFKFIKNYLDTSEFSGKPILTISVRETLSDIYYRKNPHALKTFIKAKRLQGIDETMDEGGITTNLEEIFQSINVFDNNINLLLNRFVSPLSSNLATSYYKYYIMDTVMIGNDKCIDLGFVPFNSESYGFTGRLYITTDGNYSLKKVQLNVPININLNFVEKLRITQEFKQLPDSTWVLGEENTLVNFALAKGTQPLYAHQVRTYEKYDFTSQPDSIFKQLGSDLVLPDAVNKTDTFWVSNRHIPLKEKENALKDLLTQLRKVPAFNAIIKTAEILISGYIQTGKSRNTSKFDFGPMNTTFGGNRIEGFRMRIGGMTTANMNDHLFGSGYLAYGSNDRKFKYNGKVTWSFNKKAYHEGESPVNNLSLMHEYDLYTPGQNFLYTSKDNIFVAIKVGMPITKMSYIRKTMLSYEKEWLNNFTLKTWMVHQNDQPTGTLEYIPNIDGGSIPLKSITTSELGLQLRFAPHEKAYNGRAGKESVFNLAKDAPVFKLSHQIGFKDLLGGDYDYNHTEFSAQKRIWLSSFGHIDAVAKAGKVWSKVPFPLLILPNANQSLTIQPESFHVMNALEFVADQYVSWDMTYYLKGWILNRIPGVNWLKLREVVSFSGIYGGLTDKNNPNKTPGLFLLPDGTEPLGHTPYMEASVGLENIFKILRIDYYRRLTYLDKPGIKKGGVRIMLRFSF from the coding sequence ATGATCAAAATAGTTCGTATTATATATCTACTAGCATTTCTATCTGTGCTAGTCGGAACATCTGAAGGGATTGCACAGAGTATTACAACTGCCCAAGGGGTTGTAAAAGATTCTATTACTGGTGAGCCTATATCCTATGCTTCTGTCTTATTCAAGAAATCAACTATCGGTACTATGACTGATGACAACGGTGAATTTTCCCTTGAAAATAATAAAGGTTTTACAACTCTGGAAATCACTTGTTTAGGATATAATAAGAAACAAATAGATTTAAAACCAGGCTCTAAAAATATAAATCTGGAAGTTTTATTAAAGCCTACTTCTTTTGCAATTCAAGAAGTTATTATAAAACCTAAAAAAGAAAAGTATTCTAAAAAAGATAATCCTGCTGTAGAATTAATAAAGAAAGTAATTGAACATAAAGAGGATAATCGAATAGAAGCCAAGCCAGAATATAAAACCGAAAAATATGAAAAACTTACTCTTTCTCTGGACAATTTTAATCCCAATCTAGACAAAAACAAATTCATGAGAAAGTTTAAGTTCATCAAAAATTATCTAGACACTTCGGAATTTAGTGGTAAACCGATCCTTACTATTTCTGTAAGAGAGACTTTATCAGATATTTACTATAGAAAAAATCCTCATGCTCTGAAGACATTTATAAAGGCTAAACGTTTACAAGGCATAGACGAAACAATGGATGAGGGGGGAATTACTACTAACCTAGAAGAAATATTTCAAAGTATCAATGTCTTCGACAATAATATTAATTTATTATTAAATAGATTTGTAAGCCCTCTCTCCTCTAACTTAGCAACGTCCTATTATAAGTACTACATTATGGATACCGTAATGATAGGAAATGATAAATGTATTGACCTAGGTTTCGTTCCGTTTAATAGTGAAAGTTACGGATTTACCGGGAGGCTTTATATTACTACCGACGGAAATTATTCTTTAAAAAAAGTACAATTGAATGTCCCGATTAATATCAATCTTAATTTTGTAGAAAAACTCCGTATCACTCAGGAGTTTAAACAATTGCCAGACAGTACATGGGTCTTAGGAGAAGAAAACACACTTGTAAATTTTGCCTTGGCAAAGGGAACTCAGCCTTTATATGCCCATCAAGTACGAACCTATGAAAAATATGATTTTACTTCACAACCCGATTCTATTTTTAAGCAATTAGGCAGTGATCTAGTCTTACCGGATGCGGTAAATAAGACAGACACTTTTTGGGTTAGCAACAGACATATTCCCTTAAAAGAGAAAGAAAATGCCTTAAAAGATTTGCTTACTCAGCTTAGGAAAGTACCTGCATTTAATGCAATTATTAAAACTGCAGAAATTCTTATTTCAGGATATATTCAAACCGGGAAATCCCGTAATACAAGTAAATTTGACTTTGGCCCAATGAATACTACGTTTGGGGGAAACCGTATTGAAGGATTTCGTATGCGTATCGGTGGGATGACTACGGCAAATATGAACGATCATTTATTCGGAAGTGGATATTTAGCTTATGGAAGTAATGATAGGAAATTTAAATATAATGGAAAGGTAACTTGGTCGTTCAACAAAAAAGCTTATCACGAAGGAGAATCCCCGGTTAATAATCTGTCATTGATGCATGAATATGATTTATATACTCCCGGACAAAATTTCTTGTATACTAGTAAAGATAATATTTTCGTTGCTATTAAAGTAGGGATGCCTATTACAAAAATGTCTTATATCCGTAAAACCATGCTTTCTTACGAAAAAGAATGGCTAAACAATTTCACACTTAAGACGTGGATGGTACATCAGAACGATCAACCTACGGGAACGTTGGAGTATATTCCTAACATAGATGGCGGTAGTATACCTTTAAAAAGCATTACAACCTCAGAACTAGGATTACAATTGCGCTTTGCCCCACATGAAAAAGCATATAACGGCCGAGCAGGAAAAGAGTCTGTTTTTAATTTGGCCAAAGACGCGCCTGTTTTCAAACTGTCGCATCAAATAGGATTTAAAGACCTTTTAGGAGGGGATTATGATTACAATCATACTGAGTTCTCAGCTCAAAAAAGAATATGGTTATCTTCGTTCGGACATATCGATGCTGTTGCTAAGGCTGGTAAAGTATGGAGTAAAGTTCCCTTTCCTCTTTTGATCCTACCTAATGCCAATCAATCTCTTACTATTCAACCTGAATCCTTTCATGTTATGAATGCTCTAGAGTTTGTAGCCGACCAATATGTTTCTTGGGATATGACTTATTATTTGAAAGGATGGATATTGAACCGTATTCCTGGTGTTAATTGGTTAAAATTACGCGAAGTAGTTTCTTTTAGCGGCATTTACGGAGGATTAACAGACAAAAATAATCCGAATAAAACACCAGGATTGTTCTTGTTACCTGACGGTACGGAACCGCTAGGGCACACTCCTTATATGGAAGCCAGCGTTGGCCTAGAAAATATCTTCAAAATATTAAGAATAGATTATTACCGTCGCCTTACTTATTTGGATAAGCCTGGAATAAAAAAAGGCGGAGTAAGAATTATGCTTCGATTCTCATTTTAA